CAGTAATAAGAGGTCTAAGGTTTGATTAATATGCTAAGTGGAGATACAGTAGGGTACTTCTAGGGTAAAAGATCGGAAAATAGTAGTGCATGCGTGAGTGTGACAAAGGAATGGCAGTGTACTTTCCCCAGCCTTCGTTTCTTGTGGAGCAACTttgtattttcactttggtgAACCAAATATCAACGGGAGTCGGAGGACAAACGACGGCTATGAGAATCTGTCAGCAATCAATGTGGATCGTGGAACTAACCTAAGAGACGAGAAAAACTTAGTAGATTGCCTAATCACTTTATTCAAAGCCACTTTTCACATAAGTTTGAGACCTTATGAGTTTTGAGCCTATTTTTTACGTGTGCGTGTGGAGAGACTAATAAAATACATTATTAAACTGAAAACATGAGTATACCCattggaattcaattttcattaactaaaacccacaattataaatttttctaataaaaacccAATGATGAGGTTCCAATTAAGCAATATCCATAATTAAGTATGACTTGGCAAAATTGGTATTTTTGGATGTCTAAATTACCCCTAATATCATTAACTTTGGGTCTATTACTTGTTAtctacatttattttatattatttcattcaattaaacgttttgaaatgtttatgtagatttggaaaagaaaaattttAGTGTCATGATTTCAATGCatattaataacaaaaattacatgATATTAGAGTTTTGATTCCTTATATAGTTGTTTTCACATTTATGTAAAAAtgagcattttttttccttttcaaataATTGTAACAAGTAAATTAGTATTTTTCACAAATAtacaaatgttattttatttaattttttttccattcaaatgttattttattcaaaattaccaATATTTTACACatataaaataacaatataacTTCCAGGTaaaataatacatgcaaaattatttacctacaatgattgccaaaaaaatataagaaatggAACATATGATGGTAAGACAAGTATAAAGTAGATACTTTTGTAATTTACCTATAGAATAAATGAATGTTGATTGCGCAAACAacacataataataacaaatgtgcctagtatatgtaataatacatgaaaaattatttacctacaaaataaaaggatGTTTTTAGCCGATTgattcaaagttaattaattacctATATTCTACTTAAAAATATAGGTAATTTATTTCACACAGATATAATAATAACGAAATGTGCCTAAtgtatacatgcaaaataatttacctacaatgattgtcaaacaaataTAAGAAATGGAACAGATGATGGCAAGACAAGTATAAAGCAGATACTTTTGTAATAATAATGCACTTATTTGCCATATTTATGGTGGAAATTAAATTCATCAACATAATTAGGGTGTCGTGGTacaattgtaaatattttgaaaataacaggtatttatttgtttacatggCAGTTTATTTCGaatttggattttatttggatgtttaaaaCGAGACGAGTTTTTGTCAAGAAAATAAGTGTTGCATAAActtatatctaaagaaccctaGATTAAAAACTTTCTGCAAGCAAAAAAGCTTTGGATTATCTTGCATagtcaaaagaagaaaaagccctttcaaaaaaaaaaaaaaaagaagaaaaagcttTCTATTTTTACGAAGGCCGAAGTGGCcgataaaaagaaaaggaaaagaaggcaAGTGTAATTCAAAACCAAGACCACAGGTCATATAGCATTCACAACTAAaagtttaaaagaaagaaactaAAGTAAAACGCACCGCATAAGCATAAGTTAACGCCAACCAACATCCAAGTATTCTTCCTTTGTTGATGATTCATCCGACTGTTGTGATTTGTTCTTTACTCCTCAGCACTTTCGGATTTTGGCATTCCAACTTTGGATTTTTGATGCCTTTCTTTGTCAATAATTGATGGCTTAAGAATCAAAGAATTTCAATGCTTGTGagggataattttttttttttaattttattttttaggaatatttaaaaaataaaaaacttccaatgtttataaaaataaataaataaataaataataggaTTAAGGTAGTCGGTGTTTAATTAGTGGTGATCGATAATCCAAAAGGGCGTTTCTTGAAGAATATATACTTGATCGACCACATTGACTCATCAACATTTTACTAAAAAAAGAGCATATAATGCAAAATTACAAATTCAAGTGGTTTTTAGATTTAAAAAATCATTTTGAAGTATATTTGGGAGGAGCACTTGTAATATGTTTGGTCCATTTAAGATTGCTTTGTAAGAAGTACTTATGCGTATAAGAGTATTTAGTAAAAGTGATTTTACTAGAAAAACGTGATTTGTTTCTAAGACCCGTATTTGGCTTTCTAGTAGTGGTCCTTTGGGTGCGTTTGGTATGTGGGATGGGACAGAACAgattccgtcccacgtttggtgcgctaaAATTATGTGGAACGCGCGTCCCACGGAACGAAAATGTGTTAGATTTTGGTTCCCCCTCCCCCCCCGGAACGGGTTTTTCCATCCCGTGGGacacaaaattatatttttttggacaacaATGCCCCTCTTATTTTTCATGAATTACATTGTCTACCTCCCTTTCTCTCCCGTAACCTCCCTCTCTTCTACCCTTGTCTCTCCCGTAGccctcctcttcctccaccACAAACCCAGTAACCCAACTGCTAACCCAATCCCAACAAACccatccgacgacgacgacgacgtcaCCATAGCAAACCCTCTTCTTCTCCGGCGCCGTCTGGCATCACGAACATGACCCGTATCTCGTAATCTCCATCCGTGTAAGCGAGGTGGATCTGATCCAGAACACAACCCGATTCGAAGCTAAGCTCGTCATCTGAGGTGGCGAGCAGGTGGGCGGTGCCAGGGAGGGGGTTGTGGTCCTGGTCGAGGTGGTTGGCGAGCAGGTGGGCGGTGCCGGGGATTAGGACGGAGTCGCCCGATTTGGAGAGGGAggttggggagagagagagtgaaacagTTTGGTGGGTCGGAGGGAAGAAGGTGGATGCTGCACGGAGGACGATAACGACGATGCAAGGAGGACGATGAAGAAGCTGCAGAAATTGATTGAaatgaattttgggatttttctgtgtttgatttaaagagaaagaaattgTTTGGGGGTCTGATTcgtcattttttttcattccgTCCTATGCATACCAAACATAACACGAACCTCCATTCCATTCcattccgtcccgtctgcgtaccaaacggtacctctAAAAGCACTAGTACATAATGCTTGTAATAAAGCGCTTTTGGCTTTCTAATCCATTTCATGAACGTAGCAAAATGCAATTCCACATCAGTTCAAATATGAACAAAAATGGGCAAGATACCTTTCTCATTAAGTCTTTCAAGAACCCAAGAATCTTGAGCTTTTAAAGCAACCTTTGCTCCAAGCAATTCTATAAACaattccatttctctctagctctctctctctctctctctttctctctctctctcttgaacaTTCCAAAACTTAAACCCCTTATATCTCTTACTGAGCCTGTAACCTGCATGAATAATTCTAGACTCCAAAATGCCAAAGATAATGGCAGTCACACATGCAGACCTTTCACCAAGTCGTCCAACCACCGGTTTAGGTAGCAAAACAGGCGCTGTCATCATGGTCTTAACCATTCTCAGCGGCCTCTTCTGCTTCATCTTATGTCTAATTGCTGAAGCTACCCGTTCCAAGGTACGCCAAAAAATGGTTTCAGACATAACAATATTATGGTCAATTATGAAATAACCTGAGCAAATTTTGGtggttgatgatgatgatttgtAGGTAACATGGTTGAGTAGTGATGAAGGGGAAAATGAATGTGAATACAGCGGCAGCGGGAAAACGCCGCTGCTATGTGCAGCCAGTGCATTTCTGGGGCTGGCTGTTATCATGGTGGTGGAACATGGATACATGTTGTTTGCAATTAGTAACTCACCTCCATCAGCCTTGGCTTTTTGGGAGCCTCATTATTCTGGTCCTGCAAAGAGCTTGAAATGGCAAGCtgcctttttctttgtttcaacTTGGTATGCCACTCATTGTTAGTCCTTCATATTTCAATTTACCTCACTTCCACTTAGCTCTTCCCTAATTGTAGGAATTGCATCAATATTGTCGTTAACCACTAGATCCAATATAGCATGGGGCCTAATGGACAACTTAAATAGACCACTTCAATAACTTCTCGGATACGTCCTTTAGTTTATATATACTATTATCGACTTAACCAAAAGTTCCAGTACATGGTTGGACATGTCAAACAAATTAACATACCACTTTCTGAACAGTAATTTCTCCCGTTATATTTATCAGTATCGCCGTCAACTTAACCCCATGGTCTTCAACCTGTCATACAACTTAACATACGGCTTTATGAGTAGTGACTTCTCCGATATGTCGGACAATACTATCTGATCCACAATTCATAACAATAATACAAATTTATGCGGACCATCTAATCATAAACACAAGTTACGCACATGCAATTAACTTCATTTACATTTTGCATTAGGTACTTCTCTCAAACTCAGTAATTATAACTACATATGTGGCTTGTTGTTGTGttaattagggtttgttttgctGTTGGCGAGATCTTGTTATTGATTGGACTAAGCGTTGAGTCAGGGCACTTGAGAAAATGGTCAAGGCCAAGACCCATTTGCCTTGTCCTCAGAGAAGGTGTGTTATCTGCTGCTGGGGTGTTTGCTTTGACAACAGTTTTCCTTGCTGCTGGGTTATACTTGACTGCATCGAGAGCACAAAGAATCTCCCAACGCCAAGAAACTTTGAGGAGAGAAATGATTGAAGCCTCCATACTCTATGCCTCTCCGCCAAGGTCACCTCCTCTCACAACCATTCCTAGGGAGAACCCTTTGTTTAGAGAAAATCACATTGAGCAACCACCGTTGATTGTGAATCCGACGGCTCCTAGCAAACAATTAAATTTGTAATCTAGATAATTTGGTGTTGGTGAAACCAATGTAAATTGTACACAAATGCGAACATTGTAAGTCATGA
The nucleotide sequence above comes from Malus sylvestris chromosome 16, drMalSylv7.2, whole genome shotgun sequence. Encoded proteins:
- the LOC126606442 gene encoding uncharacterized protein LOC126606442 encodes the protein MPKIMAVTHADLSPSRPTTGLGSKTGAVIMVLTILSGLFCFILCLIAEATRSKVTWLSSDEGENECEYSGSGKTPLLCAASAFLGLAVIMVVEHGYMLFAISNSPPSALAFWEPHYSGPAKSLKWQAAFFFVSTWVCFAVGEILLLIGLSVESGHLRKWSRPRPICLVLREGVLSAAGVFALTTVFLAAGLYLTASRAQRISQRQETLRREMIEASILYASPPRSPPLTTIPRENPLFRENHIEQPPLIVNPTAPSKQLNL